ATTGAACAAGCAGGTCAAGGCGACCGTGGTCGCGGCCGGCAATAACAGCATCACCGTGTCGATCGGCAACGGCCAGCCCCTGGTCGTGGGCAAGAAGTCGTTCGACCTCACCACCATGAGTTCGCCCACCGACCCCACCCGGGTGGAAGTGGGTTACATCACCGGCAGCAAGGTCGTGCCGCTGGCGGAAAGCTCGCTCAAGGGCGGCGAACTGGGCGGCCTGTTTGAATTTCGCTCCACCTCGCTTGACCGGGCCCAGAATTCGCTGGGCCGCATTGCCATTGGCATAGCCTACAGCGTCAATGAGCAGAACCGGCTGGGCCTGGACCAGGATGGCAACCCCGGCACCAATTTTTTCAAGGAGCCGCAGCCCTTCATCAGCGCCAGCCGCGACAACAACCTGACCAGTACCGCCACCGTTGGCGCCACCATCCTTGATCCCGGCAAGCTCACCCAGAGCGACTATAAGGTGGGCTACGACGGCAGCAGGTACACCATCACCCGCCTGGCCGACAGCAAGCAGACCGTGTTCGTGCCCGATTCGAACGGCAAGCAGTCAATTGACGGGCTGGAGTTTTCCATCAGCGGGCTGTCGGCGGCCGGCGACAATTTCCTGGTGCGCCCCACCATCAATGGCGCTTCGGCGTTCGGCGTGGCCCTGTCCGACCGTTCCAAGATCGCCGCGGCCGCGCCGATCACCACCAATACGCCCAACAGCAATGCCGGCAGCGCCAGGATTTCGGAAGGCACGGTCAGCAAGGATTACCTTGCCAGCCCGCTGTCCGCACCGGTGACCCTGTCCTACAGCGCCGGTACGGGCGGCCTGTCGGGCTTTCCGCCAGGGCAGGGCGTGAGCGTGACGGCCAATGGCGTGACCACCGCGTACGCGGCGGGCACGGCCTCGATTCCCTTCACCGAAGGGGCCACCTATACCTTTGGCGGCGCCAGCGTGAGCTTTACCGGGGCGCCGGCCGACAGCGACAAGTTCACCGTGGGACCGAACGTGAGCGGCGTGGGCGACAACCGCAACATGCGCCTGATCGGTAACCTGCAAACACGCGGCAGCCTCGATGGCGGCACGGCCACCTACCAGTCGGCCTATGCGGAAATGGTGAGCTTTGTCGGCAACAAGACACGCGAAGTGCAGGTCAATGCCAAGGCCGGCGACGCGCTGCTGACCCAGGCCCGCAATGCCCAGCAGAGCGTATCGGGCGTGAACCTGGACGAAGAAGCGAGCAACCTGCTCAGGTACCAGCAGGCCTACCAGGCTGCGGGCAAGGTCATGCAGATGGCCAGCACCCTGTTCGACACCTTGCTGTCGCTGGGCCGCTAACGGATTATCGGGAAAACTATCATGCGTATCGCCACTTCCACCATGTACGAAGCAGGTACCAGCCAGCTCGGTACCCTGCAAAGCAAAATGGCCAGGACCCAGCAGCAACTGGCCACCCAAAAGCGCATGCTCACGGCGGCCGACGATCCGATCGCGTCGGCGCGCGCGCTGGAAGTGACGCAGTCCAAATCGGTCAACAGCCAGTTCGCCGTCAATCGTCAGAATGCCCGCTCGTCGCTGTCGGAAGTGGAGCTCTCGCTCACCAGTGCGACCACGCTGCTGCAGGATGTGCAGTCGCTGGCGGTGAAGGCCAACAATGGCGTGCTGTCCCAGGCCGACCGCGAATCGCTGGCGGTGGAGCTGGAAGGCCACCTGGAAGACATGTTCGGCATTGCCAACAATACCGACGGCTCGGGCAATTACCTGTTCGCCGGCTTCAAATCGAACACGCCGCCGTTTGCCAAGGTGCCCGGCGGGGCCCAGTACATGGGTGACCAGGGCGGGCGCCAGCTGCAGGTGTCGGCCGCGCGCCAGGTCGGCGTGAGCGACTCGGGCAGCGCCGTGTTTGAAAACAACCGCACCGGCAATGGCACGTTCGTCACCAGCGCGCGCGCCGCCAACACCGGCACCGGCGTCATTTCCTCGGGCGCCGTGGTCAATGCGGCCGCCATGCCCAGCACCGCCTACGAAATCACGTTTGCCGGCAGCGGCAGCGCCACCACCTACAGCGTGATCGACAAGAAGACTGGCCTGCCGCCGCCGGATGCGGTCGGTCCCCAGCCGTATTCGCCGGACCAGCAGATTGCCTTTGGCGGCCTGTCGTTCAGCGTCAAGGGCAATCCGGCCGCGGGCGACAAGTTCGACCTCGACCCGAGCAGCAAGCAGTCGGTGTTCAAGACCATGAGCGACATGATCGCCACGCTGCGCGCGCCGGCCGGCAATGCAGCGCAGCTGGCGCAGCTGTCGAATGGCTTGAACAAGGCCACCGAGAACTTGAGTTCCGCGCTCGACAATGTGCTCGGCATCCGCGCCTCGGTGGGCGCGCGCCAGAAGGAACTGGATACCCTCGACGCCGCCGGCGAAGACCTCGACATCCAGTACGCCGCCACGCTGTCGAACCTGCAGGACCTGGACATGGTGGCCGCCATCACGGAATTTACCCAGCAGCAGATGACGCTGGAAGCGGCCCAGAAGTCCTTCAAGTCGATGTCGGGGCTGTCGCTGTTTAACTACATCGGCTAGGGCAGTTCACCCGGCCGCAACGGGCGTGCACAGTTCCACCAGCGTGCCGTCCGGACAGCGCACATACGATACCGATTGACCCCATGGTTGTTGCTGCGGCGCGGCCAGCTCGGTGGCGCCCGCGGCCAGCGCCCTGGCATGGGCCAGTCCCACATCATCCGTCACCAGCGCGATTTCCATGCCGAGCGGCTGGACCGATTCGGATGCGGCCACGTGACCGTCCGGGAAATGCATCTTTCCCAGCGCATGGTCCGCAAAGGCCAGGGTCGTATCCCCCGTCTCCAGTTCGCCGTAGGTGCCCGAGGCATGCAGCATGCGGCGCCGCAGGCCGAAGGCGGTCTCGAAAAAGCGCAGCGAGGCGTCCACCGCGGGGACATAGATGATCGTATAGCCGAATTTCATTGCCACCATCCTGTGTCGTGAAAGACCACACTGTAAGGCCGGCGGCCGCCCTGAGCAAGGGCCTGATGCCGGGATTGGATGCCGCGCCGCGATGGCAGCATGCGCCTTACTGCGCCGGGGGCAAGGGCGCGGGGACACGCGGCAGGGTGGGCGGGGTACGCTCGAATGCCGCGCGCGGCACGCTGCGGCTTTGCTCGATGCCCCGGTTGAACAGGTTTTGCAGCGGCATCGACAGGTAGGGCAAGGTCTGGCTGAGCAGCAGCAGGCCCACGCCGAGCGAGACCGGAAAGCCGATACCGAAGATGTTCAGCTGGGGCGCGGCGCGGGTGAGAATGCCCAGGGCCACGGTGGTGATCAGGAGCGCGGCCACGATCGGCAGCGACAACTGCAAACCCACTGAAAAAATCGTCGCGCCCCATCGCACCACCTGCAGCGACATGCCATTGGCCACGGGCGTGGCCGAAATGGGCAGGCTGTAAAAGCTCTCGGCCAGTACTTCCAGCAAGACCAGGTGGCCATTGACGGCCATGAAGGCCATGGTCGCAATCAAGGCGAGGAACTGGCTGACGGAGGTGGAGCGTCCCCGCGTTTGCGGGTCAAAGGTCGCGGCAAAGCCCAGGCCCATGGTCATGCTGGCCACTTCGCCTGCCATTTCGACGGCGGCAAACACGATGCGCATCGAAAAGCCCATGGCCGCGCCGATCAGCAGCTCCTGGATCAGGATCAGCAAGCCTGCCAGCGACATCGGATCGGCCGCCGGCGCAGCCGGAATGGCGGGCGCGATGGCCAGCGCCAGCATCACCCCCAGCAGTACCTTGGCGGTGCGCGGAAAGCTGGTATTGCCATACAGGGGAGAGGCGGCGATCAGGCCGAGGATGCGCGTGAGCGGCCACAGGACCGAGGCGATCCACATGTTCATCTCGGCAGTGGTAAACGTGAGCATGGCTACGCCGCGGCGGCCCCTAGCCGATCAGGCCGGGAATGCTGGTAAATACCTGGCGCATATAGTCCAGCATGACCGACAGCATCCAGGGACCTGCCACGATCAGGGCGATGAAGATGCCGACCAGTTTTGGAATGAAGGACAGGGTTGCTTCGTTGATCTGGGTGGCGGCCTGGAAGATGCTGACGACCAGGCCAATGATGAGCGCCACCAGCAGCAGGGGCGCGGCCACCATGAGGGTGATCTCCATGGCGTTGCGGCCGAGGGTCATGACGGTTTCCGGAGTCATCGCGCCTCCTAGTAAAAACTTTGCGACAGCGAGCCGAGGATCAGCTGCCAGCCGTCGACCAGCACAAACAGCATCAGCTTGAAGGGCAGGGCGATCACGGCCGGTGACATCATCATCATACCCATCGACATGAGGACGCTGGCCACCACCATGTCAATGATGAGAAACGGTATGAAGATCGCAAAGCCGATCTGGAATGCGGTTTTCAGTTCGCTCGTGACAAAGGCGGGAATGAGCACGCGCAGCGGAATGTCGTCGGGCGTCTGCAGCGCGGGCGAGCGCGAAATCTTCACGAACAGGGCCAGGTCGGCCTGGCGTGTCTGGCGCGTCATGAATTCCTTGAGTGGCTTGACGCCGCGGTCCATGGCCTCGCTCATCTGGATCTGGTTGTCCTGCAGCGGCTTGTAGGCTTCCACATAGATCTTGTCGAAAGTGGGGCCCATGACGAACAGCGTCAGGAACAGCGCCAGGCCGATGATTACCTGGTTCGGTGGCGACGACTGGGTGCCGAGCGCCTGGCGCAGCAGCGACAGCACGATGATGATGCGGGTGAAACTGGTCATCATCAGCAGGGCGGCCGGCAGGAAGGTGAGCGAGGTGAGCAGCAGCAGCGTCTGCACCGGCAGCGAGTAGGCCGTGCCGCCGCCAGGCGCAGGCTGGCTGTTAAAGGCGGGAATGCCCGTCTGGGCCGCGGCCAGGACCGGCACGGCCAGCACGGCCAGGAGCAAGAGCGCGCGGGCGCTGCGTTGGAGTTTATTTGGCATTGCGCTTGTCGATCGTCTGTTTGAGCCACTCGGAAAAACTGGTGGCCGAGGGCGCATAGGGATGGACGGTGGCGCCGGCGCTGCCCCCGGCGCCTGCTTCCGGTTCCTGGCGCGGCATGGTGGCCAGCGCATTGACGCGGCCGGGCGAGGCACCGACCACGATCCACTGGTCGCCCACTTCCACCACCATGATGCGTTCGCGTCCGCCCAAATTGAGCGCGCCGACAATGCGCAGGCCGGCCGCCCCGGACGCGGGGCGCGGGCCGAAGCGCTTCATGGCCCAGGCGAACAGGGCCAGCGTGGCCAGCACGATCGACAGGCCGATAATGGTCTGGATCAGGCTGCCGGCTGAGGTGGCCACGGCGGGCTGCGCCGGTTGCGGCAGCGCTGGCGCCGTGCGCAGGCGCGGCTCGGCGGGCAGGGTAACGGGTGCGGCGGCAGGTGCGTCGGCAGGCGCGGTGGCCGCGGGCAGTGAGGAAGGAGGGGCGGCCGGCGGCGCCTGAGCAGCCGGCGCGGCCGGCACGGCGGCGGCGGGCGCCGGCTGGCGCGCCAGCGCCGGCGCCGCCAGGACGGCGGCGGCAAGCAGCAGTGCCGGCAGCGCCCGCACCATCATTTGTTCAGTTTTCGAATCCGTTCGGACGGCGTGATGATGTCCGTCAGGCGAATACCGAATTTGTCGTTCACCACCACCACCTCGCCCTGGGCAATCAGGCAGCCGTTGACCAGCACATCCATCGGCTCGCCGGCCATGCCGTCCAGTTCCACTACCGAGCCCTGGGCCAGCTGCAGCAGATTCTTGATGGCGATCTTGGTGCGCCCCAGTTCCACCGTTAGCTGGACCGGAATATCGAGAATGAAGTCGATATCGTTGGGCGTTTCGTTCTTGGTGCCCTTGTTCGAGAAATCCTTGAACACGGCCGCGCTGGCCGTCTGGCTTTGCAGGGCTTCGGCTTCCGCCTTGGCCTGCTCGGCAATGGCCGCACCCCAGTCGTCGTCCATGCTGGTGTCGTCTTGGTTGTCGGACATCATTTTCTCCTGCGATTATTTGATTTCGGCATTCGCCAGTAATTTTTCCACTTTTAGCGCATATTGGCCGTTCAGTACGCCATATGTGCAATCCATGACGGGCACGCCGTCCACGGTGGCCTGGATTTCCTCGGGCACTGTGAGCGGAATAATGTCGCCCACCTTCATGTTCAGGATCTCATCGAAGGATGCCTTGCCGTGGCCGAGCACCGCCACCAGTTCCACTTCCGCCACCTGGATTTGCTGCGTCATCAGGCGGATCCAGCGCTTGTCGATTTCCAGCGCCTCGCCCTGCAGGCTGGAGGTGAGGGCGTCGCGGATCGGCTCGATCATCGAGTACGGCATGCAAAAGTGAATCTGGCCCGACACCGAGCCCAGTTCCACCGTGAAGGTCGACGACACCACCACCTCGTTGGGGGTGGCGATGTTGGCGAACTGGGTATTCATTTCGGACCGGATGTATTCAAACTCGACCGGATAGACCGGTTCCCACGACTTGGTGTAAGCCTCGAACACGATATCGAGAATGCGCATGATGATGCGCTGCTCGGTCTGGGTGAAGTCGCGGCCCTCGACCCGGGTGTGGAAGCGGCCGTCGCCACCGAAGAGGTTATCTACCAGCAAGAACACGAGGCCCGGGTCGAACACCATCAGGGCCGTGCCGCGCAGCGGCTTCATGTGCACCAGATTCAGGTTGGTCGGCACCACCAGGTTACGGATGAATTCGGAATACTTCGATACCCGCACCGAGCCCACCGAGACTTCGGCGCTGCGCCGCAAGAAGTTGAACAGGCCCACGCGCAACAGGCGCGCGAAGCGCTCGTTGATGATTTCGAGCGTCGGCATGCGGCCGCGCACGATGCGTTCCTGGGTCGCCAGGTTATAGGTGCGAACACCGGTGGCCTCCTCCGGCGCGGCAGCGTCGTCCTGGTCGCCGTTGACACCCTTGAGCAGGGCATCGACTTCTTCCTGGGAGAGAAAATTATCGGCCATGATCTACTGGATGATGAAGGAGGTAAACATCACGTCCGACACTTCCTGAGGCGGCCCCTTGTCGAAAAAGGGTTGCTTGACCGCCTCGATGATCTCCTTGGACAATTGCTTCTTGCCTTCCACCGTGCTGATTTCCGAAGCCTTTTTACCGGACAGCAAAAGCAGCATGCGGTTGCGCACATGCGGCATATTGGTCTTGATGAGTTCCACCTGTTCCACGCTCGACACCTGCAGCGTGAACTGGATTTGCAGGTACTGCTCCCCATCCTCCGGCTGCAGGTTGACCGTGAACGGTTCAATGACCACGAACTCGGGCTTTTCGGCTTTCTTCACTTCCTTCTGGCCGTCGGATTTACCCTGGGTGAAGAACCAGGCAGCAGCGCCACCGAGGCCAAGCGCAAGCACGGCCGCCAGAATTATGATCAACATTTTCTTGGACGACTTCGGCGCGGCATCTGCCTTGGGATCAGCTTTCATTTTTGGATTCGCTTTCAAGTGACCTCAACGTGCAATGGAATGGAACGTTTCCTCATTATGTCATTATCAGGAAAAAGTGCGCAGGTGCATTCGTTGAAAAGAAGGAAGAAGCCACCTTAGCTCGTGGCTTGAAAGCAGCATAAGATTCCTGGCAGCCAGTTTTTGGCCCGGGTGCTCAGGCGAAGGTGTTGACCAGGCCGGGCAGTTCACCCACGCGCAGCGGCCGCGCCGCCAGCTGGGCTTCCGCCTCGGCCGCGCTGCCGTTGGCCTGTGCCTGGCCGCTGCCGCGGGCCGTGCCTGGCGCCTGATCCTGGGCCTGCTGGCGGGAGCCGTCATCGACGCTCGCGTTGCCAAGCGAAATGCCGCTCTCGCTCATCATTTCGCGCAGCCTGGGCAGGGCGTCTTCCAGGGCCTGGCGTACTTCCGGCTGCGCCGCGCTGAACATGACGTCGGCGTGATCATTGTTCACATTCAGCACCACCTGCATCGGACCCAGGTCCGGCGGGTTAAGCGTGAGTGAAGCGCTCATCTCTTCGCCACCGACCATGTAAATGATCTTCTGGGCCACCTGGGTGTCCCACAGCGCGGTGCCGACGCGGGCGGCAATCTTGTCGCCGGCGGCGGGGTTGACCGCCTGGCTGACGGCCAGGGATGCCTGCTGCACGGCGCCGGTCAGGGGCGCGCTCACCGGCGCCTCGCCCAGCATGCTCTTGAAGCTGTCGTCGCGGCGCAAGCCTGGCGCCAGGTCCGGGGCGGCGCGGGTGAGCGCGGCAGCCGCGTCGGCCGAGGCACGGGCAGGCGGCTCGTCTGCTGCCGAAGTGCGCGCGAACAGCCCCTGATCCGGGTCGGACGCCAGGTCCGCATCGTCAAGCGCTGTCGTGTCCATGCGCGCCATCATGTTGAAAAACTTGCCGTCCTGCGTGCCCTCGGCCGCCAAGGCCGTGCCCTGCGCGCCAGGCATTGCCGCCTGCGCCGTGCCAGGGACGCCGGCCAGTGCCGCCAGCTGGCCTTCCAGGGCCTTGCCGGCGCCGCCAAGGAGCTTGTCGGCGCTGCGCTGGGATGCCTGAGGCGGCTGGTTGAAACTGGCCACCAGGGCCAGCATGTCCACCACCGGATTGACGGCGCCCTCGGCTGCCTTCTCGGCTGCACCCTCGGCTGCACCCTCGGCTGCACCCTCGGCCTCGCCCCGGCGCGCTTTTCCTTCTGCCTTGCGGCCCTGCTCGGCTGCGGCTGCCTGCCTGGCCGGCGCGGCCTTTTCTGCCTTTTCCGCCTTCTCGGCCTTCTCGGCCGCCCTGGCGGTAGCAGGCTTGGGCGCCGGCTCCGTCTTGGCGCTCGGGGCAGGCTGCTGGCGCTGGGCCACTTCCCGGTTCAAGGCTTGATTGAACGAGGGGCCATCCTTGTCCACGGCACCCTGCTTGCCGCGCGCGGGGCTGGGCACAGGGTTGGGGCTGGAAAAATTGATTGAGATCGGCTTTTGCATGGTGTCGGTAGGTGGTCAGCGTTTGTGATAGGCCTGGCGGGCGGCGTGTTCATCCATCTGTTTCTGGTCGCGCTTGTTCTCGAGCTTGAGGGCCTGCTGGGCCGCGCGGTCGTGCAGCGTGCGGTAGGAAAGGCGCTTGCGCTCGCTTTCCTGCCAGGCCGCCTTTTCCTGCGTACTCTTGTACTGCGCATGCTTGATGACTTCGCGCTGGCCATTGATGGCAATGTCGAGCTTGTCCATGAAGGCGATAAAATTGCGGTAAGCCATCGGCGTCATGCCCGCCACCTGGGCACCCTCGAGCCGCATCGCGTAATCATTGCGAAAGCCGTCGAGCATGGTCAGCTTTTGCTGCGCCTCCTCGACCGCCTTCAGCGCCGCGCCCAGGCGCTTGGCGGCGTCGTCCACTTCGCGCTGGGCCA
This region of Massilia sp. PAMC28688 genomic DNA includes:
- a CDS encoding VOC family protein → MKFGYTIIYVPAVDASLRFFETAFGLRRRMLHASGTYGELETGDTTLAFADHALGKMHFPDGHVAASESVQPLGMEIALVTDDVGLAHARALAAGATELAAPQQQPWGQSVSYVRCPDGTLVELCTPVAAG
- a CDS encoding flagellar hook-length control protein FliK, which translates into the protein MQKPISINFSSPNPVPSPARGKQGAVDKDGPSFNQALNREVAQRQQPAPSAKTEPAPKPATARAAEKAEKAEKAEKAAPARQAAAAEQGRKAEGKARRGEAEGAAEGAAEGAAEKAAEGAVNPVVDMLALVASFNQPPQASQRSADKLLGGAGKALEGQLAALAGVPGTAQAAMPGAQGTALAAEGTQDGKFFNMMARMDTTALDDADLASDPDQGLFARTSAADEPPARASADAAAALTRAAPDLAPGLRRDDSFKSMLGEAPVSAPLTGAVQQASLAVSQAVNPAAGDKIAARVGTALWDTQVAQKIIYMVGGEEMSASLTLNPPDLGPMQVVLNVNNDHADVMFSAAQPEVRQALEDALPRLREMMSESGISLGNASVDDGSRQQAQDQAPGTARGSGQAQANGSAAEAEAQLAARPLRVGELPGLVNTFA
- the fliL gene encoding flagellar basal body-associated protein FliL translates to MKADPKADAAPKSSKKMLIIILAAVLALGLGGAAAWFFTQGKSDGQKEVKKAEKPEFVVIEPFTVNLQPEDGEQYLQIQFTLQVSSVEQVELIKTNMPHVRNRMLLLLSGKKASEISTVEGKKQLSKEIIEAVKQPFFDKGPPQEVSDVMFTSFIIQ
- the fliJ gene encoding flagellar export protein FliJ, yielding MAKTSALDTLIELAQREVDDAAKRLGAALKAVEEAQQKLTMLDGFRNDYAMRLEGAQVAGMTPMAYRNFIAFMDKLDIAINGQREVIKHAQYKSTQEKAAWQESERKRLSYRTLHDRAAQQALKLENKRDQKQMDEHAARQAYHKR
- the fliO gene encoding flagellar biosynthetic protein FliO, with the protein product MMVRALPALLLAAAVLAAPALARQPAPAAAVPAAPAAQAPPAAPPSSLPAATAPADAPAAAPVTLPAEPRLRTAPALPQPAQPAVATSAGSLIQTIIGLSIVLATLALFAWAMKRFGPRPASGAAGLRIVGALNLGGRERIMVVEVGDQWIVVGASPGRVNALATMPRQEPEAGAGGSAGATVHPYAPSATSFSEWLKQTIDKRNAK
- the fliM gene encoding flagellar motor switch protein FliM, with amino-acid sequence MADNFLSQEEVDALLKGVNGDQDDAAAPEEATGVRTYNLATQERIVRGRMPTLEIINERFARLLRVGLFNFLRRSAEVSVGSVRVSKYSEFIRNLVVPTNLNLVHMKPLRGTALMVFDPGLVFLLVDNLFGGDGRFHTRVEGRDFTQTEQRIIMRILDIVFEAYTKSWEPVYPVEFEYIRSEMNTQFANIATPNEVVVSSTFTVELGSVSGQIHFCMPYSMIEPIRDALTSSLQGEALEIDKRWIRLMTQQIQVAEVELVAVLGHGKASFDEILNMKVGDIIPLTVPEEIQATVDGVPVMDCTYGVLNGQYALKVEKLLANAEIK
- the fliP gene encoding flagellar type III secretion system pore protein FliP (The bacterial flagellar biogenesis protein FliP forms a type III secretion system (T3SS)-type pore required for flagellar assembly.) codes for the protein MPNKLQRSARALLLLAVLAVPVLAAAQTGIPAFNSQPAPGGGTAYSLPVQTLLLLTSLTFLPAALLMMTSFTRIIIVLSLLRQALGTQSSPPNQVIIGLALFLTLFVMGPTFDKIYVEAYKPLQDNQIQMSEAMDRGVKPLKEFMTRQTRQADLALFVKISRSPALQTPDDIPLRVLIPAFVTSELKTAFQIGFAIFIPFLIIDMVVASVLMSMGMMMMSPAVIALPFKLMLFVLVDGWQLILGSLSQSFY
- the flgK gene encoding flagellar hook-associated protein FlgK; translated protein: MAGNILNIGKSGLFAAQAGMSTTGHNIANANVAGYSRQLVLQGAGPGQNIGNGFIGSGTQVTDIKRYSDNFLNSQVRTATASKASLDGFYSQISQVDNLLSDTTSGLSPSLQDFFKGVQDVASNPSSAASRQALLSNADSLASRFQGLNGRLQEIREGVNSQITANVTQINSFADQIAQLNEQIGNASSAGQGMPNDLMDARDQLVLELNKQVKATVVAAGNNSITVSIGNGQPLVVGKKSFDLTTMSSPTDPTRVEVGYITGSKVVPLAESSLKGGELGGLFEFRSTSLDRAQNSLGRIAIGIAYSVNEQNRLGLDQDGNPGTNFFKEPQPFISASRDNNLTSTATVGATILDPGKLTQSDYKVGYDGSRYTITRLADSKQTVFVPDSNGKQSIDGLEFSISGLSAAGDNFLVRPTINGASAFGVALSDRSKIAAAAPITTNTPNSNAGSARISEGTVSKDYLASPLSAPVTLSYSAGTGGLSGFPPGQGVSVTANGVTTAYAAGTASIPFTEGATYTFGGASVSFTGAPADSDKFTVGPNVSGVGDNRNMRLIGNLQTRGSLDGGTATYQSAYAEMVSFVGNKTREVQVNAKAGDALLTQARNAQQSVSGVNLDEEASNLLRYQQAYQAAGKVMQMASTLFDTLLSLGR
- the flgL gene encoding flagellar hook-associated protein FlgL, coding for MRIATSTMYEAGTSQLGTLQSKMARTQQQLATQKRMLTAADDPIASARALEVTQSKSVNSQFAVNRQNARSSLSEVELSLTSATTLLQDVQSLAVKANNGVLSQADRESLAVELEGHLEDMFGIANNTDGSGNYLFAGFKSNTPPFAKVPGGAQYMGDQGGRQLQVSAARQVGVSDSGSAVFENNRTGNGTFVTSARAANTGTGVISSGAVVNAAAMPSTAYEITFAGSGSATTYSVIDKKTGLPPPDAVGPQPYSPDQQIAFGGLSFSVKGNPAAGDKFDLDPSSKQSVFKTMSDMIATLRAPAGNAAQLAQLSNGLNKATENLSSALDNVLGIRASVGARQKELDTLDAAGEDLDIQYAATLSNLQDLDMVAAITEFTQQQMTLEAAQKSFKSMSGLSLFNYIG
- the fliR gene encoding flagellar biosynthetic protein FliR, producing the protein MLTFTTAEMNMWIASVLWPLTRILGLIAASPLYGNTSFPRTAKVLLGVMLALAIAPAIPAAPAADPMSLAGLLILIQELLIGAAMGFSMRIVFAAVEMAGEVASMTMGLGFAATFDPQTRGRSTSVSQFLALIATMAFMAVNGHLVLLEVLAESFYSLPISATPVANGMSLQVVRWGATIFSVGLQLSLPIVAALLITTVALGILTRAAPQLNIFGIGFPVSLGVGLLLLSQTLPYLSMPLQNLFNRGIEQSRSVPRAAFERTPPTLPRVPAPLPPAQ
- the fliQ gene encoding flagellar biosynthesis protein FliQ, encoding MTPETVMTLGRNAMEITLMVAAPLLLVALIIGLVVSIFQAATQINEATLSFIPKLVGIFIALIVAGPWMLSVMLDYMRQVFTSIPGLIG
- the fliN gene encoding flagellar motor switch protein FliN; translated protein: MSDNQDDTSMDDDWGAAIAEQAKAEAEALQSQTASAAVFKDFSNKGTKNETPNDIDFILDIPVQLTVELGRTKIAIKNLLQLAQGSVVELDGMAGEPMDVLVNGCLIAQGEVVVVNDKFGIRLTDIITPSERIRKLNK